In Listeria monocytogenes, the following proteins share a genomic window:
- a CDS encoding N-acetyltransferase, with protein sequence MTISIKNITSFEKESILKEVVFLVGAGFKSKFTKALFSEAEVEDVIYAFCHYIFTEKGKNLLIATQDEKVCGCLFLTSKADSHRQFYHSIREYLAFSKRLKLIFLLSLLSHKPTSNERYIDFITVSPNFRSQGIGKKLLNHCIETFPKEQITLYVAKNNIGAYQLYQNLGFQVTEQENSIIIGILTGIKEWHKMEWIE encoded by the coding sequence ATGACTATTTCAATAAAAAATATTACCTCATTTGAGAAAGAAAGCATCCTGAAAGAAGTTGTTTTTTTAGTTGGTGCAGGGTTTAAATCGAAGTTCACGAAGGCACTATTTTCGGAAGCTGAAGTAGAAGATGTTATTTATGCCTTTTGCCATTACATCTTTACAGAAAAAGGCAAAAATCTACTTATTGCAACACAAGACGAAAAAGTTTGCGGTTGTTTATTTTTAACGAGCAAAGCTGATTCTCATCGCCAATTCTATCATTCCATACGTGAATATCTGGCATTTTCAAAGCGGCTTAAACTAATTTTCTTACTCAGCCTCCTATCTCACAAACCAACCTCCAACGAACGATACATTGATTTTATAACCGTTTCACCCAATTTTCGTAGTCAAGGAATTGGAAAAAAGCTTCTAAATCATTGTATAGAAACTTTTCCTAAAGAGCAGATTACTTTATACGTAGCCAAAAACAATATTGGTGCCTATCAACTTTATCAAAATTTAGGTTTTCAAGTGACGGAACAAGAAAATAGCATAATTATCGGAATATTAACCGGAATCAAAGAATGGCATAAAATGGAGTGGATAGAATGA
- a CDS encoding MerR family transcriptional regulator: MRTLSTGEIAQLFQISKYKIRHYIDEGILVPKRNPENGYYYFEETDIYRLYQIILFRKIGFSIQEIKESLLGEKVTPMLEQAERDLQKKMDDLLETQKTIQQIIHAQKDITFHEMAFVIRETRYFQKIPDQIIYHNSIDYSRAVKQHLPNLEEPFYLFTEQDTGIVCLKSTKETSDYTFPAGKYACKNFIVENEKILETQIEQFLEELKTPAQNWLIHENIYPSLAYPQAMVYTMEVQI, encoded by the coding sequence ATGCGAACCCTTTCCACTGGTGAAATCGCTCAACTTTTTCAAATATCTAAATACAAAATACGTCACTATATCGATGAAGGTATTCTCGTTCCTAAAAGAAATCCAGAAAATGGCTATTATTATTTTGAAGAAACGGACATTTATCGTTTATATCAAATTATCCTATTTAGAAAAATCGGCTTTTCCATACAAGAAATCAAAGAAAGCCTGCTTGGTGAAAAAGTAACTCCTATGTTAGAACAAGCCGAAAGAGATCTACAAAAAAAGATGGACGACTTATTAGAAACCCAGAAAACAATTCAACAAATCATCCATGCGCAAAAAGATATCACTTTCCATGAAATGGCGTTTGTTATTAGAGAAACTCGCTACTTCCAAAAAATTCCCGACCAAATAATCTATCATAACTCTATTGACTATTCCCGAGCCGTAAAGCAACATCTACCTAATTTAGAAGAACCATTTTACCTTTTCACAGAACAAGACACTGGCATAGTCTGCCTTAAAAGCACCAAAGAAACGAGTGATTATACATTCCCAGCCGGCAAATATGCTTGCAAGAATTTTATAGTAGAAAATGAAAAAATCTTAGAAACACAAATCGAACAGTTTTTAGAAGAACTAAAAACCCCTGCGCAAAATTGGTTAATCCATGAAAATATTTACCCTTCACTCGCCTATCCGCAAGCAATGGTTTACACGATGGAAGTGCAAATATGA
- a CDS encoding ABC transporter ATP-binding protein/permease, producing the protein MIDKRLFQLVEKKSLILLILFRVLGLGLMISLWFIFAQQLTQYLEGGSVDWLRLVGIVLLVLAFKAILTKLAEKQIYQAPAELRLSMRRAVMAKAFRLGNSEGQLPASTLTQLTVDGIEQLEIYYSRFLPQLFYCLIASLMIFGSLVGFAWEPAIVLLICMPMIPVVIMAVMKIAKRILSGYWSDYTNLGSKFHENLSGLSILKAYDQDKYKQEEIVSDAERFRKATMSLLSMQLNSITIMDIISYSGAALGIGISLIMFTNGDISLTGMLMFLLLSAEFFIPMRQLGSLFHVAMNGISACSKLFAYLELKEQVYGEVELEKSLERIEVRDLTFTYEKEKNAALHEVSASFNQGSFSALVGKSGSGKSTFVRVLLNQLPGYQGEINWNDVPLSDLNGETIRKQGVLVDNHGYLYANSIQENLLIGNSHASETDLWNVLEQVSLADFVRNLPEQLNTLLEENGSNLSGGQRQRLLLARALLRETKLYVFDEITSGVDLESEKIILGVLQKLAQKKIVLFISHRLYNVLAADQVLVFEAGKLVEVASPEQLQQESHYFKNYFLEEEALLKGGA; encoded by the coding sequence ATGATTGATAAGCGTTTGTTTCAATTGGTTGAAAAGAAATCGTTAATTTTATTAATTCTTTTTCGTGTGCTTGGTTTGGGGCTGATGATAAGTCTTTGGTTTATTTTTGCTCAACAATTAACGCAATATTTAGAGGGTGGGAGTGTCGATTGGTTACGACTTGTTGGGATAGTTTTACTTGTTTTAGCTTTTAAAGCGATACTCACTAAATTAGCGGAGAAACAAATTTACCAAGCACCGGCAGAATTACGGTTGTCCATGCGGCGCGCTGTAATGGCAAAAGCTTTTCGTTTAGGTAATAGCGAAGGGCAATTACCTGCGTCTACCTTAACACAACTCACTGTTGATGGGATTGAACAATTAGAAATTTATTATTCACGTTTCTTACCGCAATTATTTTATTGTTTAATCGCATCTCTAATGATTTTTGGCAGTTTAGTTGGTTTTGCATGGGAGCCGGCGATAGTGTTATTGATTTGTATGCCGATGATTCCGGTTGTGATAATGGCAGTGATGAAAATTGCCAAACGGATTTTGAGTGGTTATTGGTCCGATTATACAAACTTAGGAAGCAAATTTCATGAAAATTTAAGTGGTTTGAGCATTTTAAAAGCCTATGATCAAGATAAGTACAAGCAAGAGGAAATTGTTTCTGATGCAGAGCGGTTTCGAAAAGCGACGATGAGTTTGTTATCTATGCAGCTGAATTCTATTACGATTATGGATATTATTTCATACAGTGGGGCAGCGCTGGGTATTGGGATATCGCTAATTATGTTCACAAATGGTGACATAAGTTTGACCGGAATGTTAATGTTCTTACTACTTAGCGCCGAATTCTTTATTCCGATGCGTCAGTTGGGGTCTTTATTCCATGTAGCGATGAATGGGATTAGTGCTTGTAGTAAATTGTTCGCTTATTTGGAATTAAAAGAGCAAGTTTATGGCGAAGTAGAACTAGAAAAATCACTAGAAAGAATAGAAGTTCGTGACTTAACTTTTACATATGAAAAGGAGAAAAATGCGGCGCTTCATGAAGTGTCTGCTAGTTTTAATCAAGGGAGTTTTTCTGCTCTTGTTGGTAAGTCTGGTTCTGGGAAAAGTACTTTTGTACGTGTGCTACTCAATCAACTACCAGGCTATCAAGGGGAAATCAATTGGAATGATGTGCCACTGTCCGATTTAAATGGAGAAACTATTCGTAAACAAGGTGTATTAGTTGATAACCACGGCTATCTTTACGCGAATAGTATTCAGGAAAATTTGTTAATTGGTAATTCTCATGCAAGCGAAACGGATTTATGGAATGTTTTAGAGCAAGTTAGCCTGGCAGATTTTGTTCGTAATTTACCAGAACAATTAAACACACTTTTAGAAGAAAATGGGAGTAATTTATCTGGGGGACAAAGGCAGCGTTTGTTACTTGCGAGGGCGTTACTTCGGGAAACCAAGTTGTATGTTTTTGATGAAATTACTTCTGGTGTGGATTTGGAAAGTGAAAAAATTATTCTTGGGGTTTTACAAAAATTAGCGCAGAAAAAAATCGTGCTCTTTATTTCGCATCGCTTATATAACGTGTTGGCAGCGGATCAGGTGTTAGTTTTTGAAGCGGGGAAATTGGTTGAGGTTGCCAGTCCGGAACAGTTACAGCAAGAATCCCATTACTTTAAAAACTACTTTTTAGAAGAAGAAGCGCTGCTCAAAGGGGGAGCTTAA